In a single window of the Mesoplodon densirostris isolate mMesDen1 chromosome 16, mMesDen1 primary haplotype, whole genome shotgun sequence genome:
- the CCN5 gene encoding CCN family member 5 isoform X1, which produces MRGTPQTHLLAFSLLCLFSKVCAQLCPTPCTCPWPPPRCPQGVPLVLDSCNCCRVCARRLGEPCDHLHVCDPSQGLVCQLGAGPGGRGSTCLWGEDEGSCEVNGRLYRDGETFQPHCRIRCRCEDGGFTCVPLCSEDVRLPSWDCPYPKKVEVPGKCCPEWVCDQGRGLGVQPLPAHGNRKEGIGSIEDGATREAIEHGPQFSGLVAPPAPAVSCPEWSTAWGPCSTTCGLGVATRVSNQNRFCRLETQRRLCLLGPCPPTRGHSPWNSAF; this is translated from the exons ATGAGAGGCACACCACAGACCCACCTCCTGGccttctcccttctctgcctcttctccaAG GTGTGTGCCCAGCTGTGCCCAACACCGTGTACCTGTCCCTGGCCACCACCCCGATGCCCACAGGGGGTGCCCCTGGTGTTGGACAGTTGCAACTGCTGCCGGGTATGTGCACGGCGGCTGGGGGAGCCCTGCGACCATCTCCACGTCTGCGACCCCAGCCAGGGGCTGGTCTGCCAGCTCGGGGCGGGCCCTGGTGGCCGGGGGTCCACGTGCCTCT GGGGAGAGGATGAGGGCAGCTGTGAGGTGAACGGCCGCCTCTACCGGGATGGGGAGACTTTCCAGCCCCACTGCAGGATCCGCTGCCGCTGTGAGGACGGCGGCTTCACCTGTGTGCCCCTCTGCAGCGAGGACGTGCGGCTGCCCAGCTGGGACTGTCCCTACCCCAAGAAGGTGGAGGTCCCAGGAAAATGCTGCCCTGAGTGGGTGTGCGACcagggaagggggctgggggtccagcccctcccagcccaTG gcAACCGAAAAGAGGGCATTGGTTCCATAGAAGATGGCGCCACACGAGAGGCGATAGAGCATG gACCCCAGTTTTCTGGTCTTGtcgctcccccagcccctgccgtCTCCTGTCCAGAATGGAGCACGGCCTGGGGCCCCTGCTCAACCACCTGTGGGCTGGGCGTGGCCACCCGGGTGTCCAACCAGAATCGCTTCTGCCGCCTGGAGACCCAGCGCCGCCTATGCCTACTTGGGCCCTGTCCACCCACCAGGGGCCACAGCCCATGGAACAGTGCGTTTTAG
- the CCN5 gene encoding CCN family member 5 isoform X2: MRGTPQTHLLAFSLLCLFSKVCAQLCPTPCTCPWPPPRCPQGVPLVLDSCNCCRVCARRLGEPCDHLHVCDPSQGLVCQLGAGPGGRGSTCLWGEDEGSCEVNGRLYRDGETFQPHCRIRCRCEDGGFTCVPLCSEDVRLPSWDCPYPKKVEVPGKCCPEWVCDQGRGLGVQPLPAHGPQFSGLVAPPAPAVSCPEWSTAWGPCSTTCGLGVATRVSNQNRFCRLETQRRLCLLGPCPPTRGHSPWNSAF, translated from the exons ATGAGAGGCACACCACAGACCCACCTCCTGGccttctcccttctctgcctcttctccaAG GTGTGTGCCCAGCTGTGCCCAACACCGTGTACCTGTCCCTGGCCACCACCCCGATGCCCACAGGGGGTGCCCCTGGTGTTGGACAGTTGCAACTGCTGCCGGGTATGTGCACGGCGGCTGGGGGAGCCCTGCGACCATCTCCACGTCTGCGACCCCAGCCAGGGGCTGGTCTGCCAGCTCGGGGCGGGCCCTGGTGGCCGGGGGTCCACGTGCCTCT GGGGAGAGGATGAGGGCAGCTGTGAGGTGAACGGCCGCCTCTACCGGGATGGGGAGACTTTCCAGCCCCACTGCAGGATCCGCTGCCGCTGTGAGGACGGCGGCTTCACCTGTGTGCCCCTCTGCAGCGAGGACGTGCGGCTGCCCAGCTGGGACTGTCCCTACCCCAAGAAGGTGGAGGTCCCAGGAAAATGCTGCCCTGAGTGGGTGTGCGACcagggaagggggctgggggtccagcccctcccagcccaTG gACCCCAGTTTTCTGGTCTTGtcgctcccccagcccctgccgtCTCCTGTCCAGAATGGAGCACGGCCTGGGGCCCCTGCTCAACCACCTGTGGGCTGGGCGTGGCCACCCGGGTGTCCAACCAGAATCGCTTCTGCCGCCTGGAGACCCAGCGCCGCCTATGCCTACTTGGGCCCTGTCCACCCACCAGGGGCCACAGCCCATGGAACAGTGCGTTTTAG